Genomic window (Saccharothrix australiensis):
GCCGCAGCAGCCGCCGACCAGCCGCGCGCCGAACTCGGTGACGAACCCGGTCAGCGCCGCCGCCAGCTCCTCGGGCGTGAGCGGGTAGACCGCGCCGCGCGGGCCCAGCTCGGGCAGGCCCGCGTTGGGCATCACCGACAGCGGGACGCGGGCGTGCTTGGCGAGCTGGCGCAGGTGCTCGCTCATCTCGGCGGGACCCGTGGCGCAGTTCAGGCCGATCAGGTCGATGCCGAGCGGTTCCAGCGCGGTCAGCGCGGCCCCGATCTCCGAGCCGAGCAGCATCGTCCCGGTGGTCTCGACGGTGACCTGGGCGATGATCGGCACCCGGACGCCCTCGGCGGCCATCGCGCGCTTGGCGCCGACGACGGCCGCCTTGGTCTGGAGCAGGTCCTGGGAGGTCTCGACGATCACCGCGTCGACGCCGCCGAGCAGCAGGCCGCGCACCTGCTCGACGTAGGCGTCGCGGAGCGTGGCGTAGGGTGCGTGGCCGAGGGTGGGCAGCTTGGTGCCGGGGCCGACGGAACCGAGCACGAACCGGGGCCTGCCCGGTTCGGCGAACTCGTCGGCGACCTCGCGGGCCAGGGCCGCGCCGCGCCGCGAGAGGTCGAAGATCCGGTCCTGGATGCCGTACTCGGCGAGGTTGGCGAGGTTCGCGCCGAAGGTGTTGGTCTCCACGGCGTCCGCGCCTACCGACAGGTAGCCGCGGTGCACCTGCCGGACGACGTCGGGCCGGGTGACGTTCAGGATCTCGTTGCAGCCCTCGTGACCTGCGAAATCGTCGAGGCTCAGATCCACTGCCTGGAGCATGGTGCCCATCGCGCCGTCCGCCACGACGACACGGTCGGCGAGGGCGTCCAACAGGGGTGAGGAGACACGATCCGGCATGGGCCAAGCCTACGGCGTCGGGTGTGCGGCGGTGGTCGTAGTCTGACCCGGTGACCGATCCGGACCAGGCCGCCAAGACCCCCTTCGACCCCAGCAAACCGCTCACCAACCCGATCATGGTGGCGGCGTTCGAGGGGTGGAACGACGCTGGAGACGCTGCCAGCACGGCGATCGAGCACCTGCAACTGACCTGGGACGCCACGCCGCTGGCGGAGATCGATCCGGACGACTACTACGACTTCCAGGTGACGCGCCCCACAGTCCGCATGGTGGACGGGATCACGCGGCGGGTGGAGTTCCCCACGACGCGCCTGGCGGTCTGCCGCCCGCCCGGCTCGTCGACCGACGTCGTCCTCGTGCACGGCATCGAGCCGAACATGCGGTGGCGGAAGTTCGCCGGCGAACTGCTCGGCCACATCGAGGACCTGGGCATCACCACCGTGGTCACGCTCGGCGCGCTGCTCATGGACACCCCGCACACCCGGCCGGTGCCGGTGACGGGCACGGCCTACGACGCCGCCGCGGCCTCGAAGTTCGGCCTGGAGCGGTCGCGCTACGAGGGCCCGACGGGCATCGTCGGCGTGTTCCAGGACCTGTGCGTGCAGGCGGGGGTGCCCGCGATCTCGTTCTGGGCGGCCGTGCCGCACTACGTGTCGCAGCCCCCGTCGCCCAAGGCGACGCTGGCGCTCCTGCACCGGGTGGAGGAGGTGCTGGACGTGGAGGTGCCGCTGGGCGCGCTGCCCGAGCAGGCCGAGGAGTGGGAGCGCACGGTCAGCGAGATGGCCGACGAGGACGAGGACGTCCGCAACTACGTCCGGGCGCTGGAGGAGCGCGGCGACGCGGAGATCCAGATCACCGAGGCCAGCGGTGACGCCATCGCGGCGGAGTTCGAGCGCTACCTGCGGCGGCGCGGGCGCGGTCCCGGCCGCGGTCCGGCGGGGATCTGACCGGGCTGACCGGGGCACCGCCGCGCGGCGGCGGTGGCACGCGCCCGGACGGGGTTCACCGGGGAGCGCGGGTGTTCACCGGGTAGCGCGGGGCCGGGGCGGCGCGCGGGTGGGGGAGGTGCGGATGGGCGGGCGAAGGCTGTCGGTGCTCGCCCTGTACGCCGGCGGCTTCCTGGGGCCCTTCGGCGGGGCGGTGACCTCGTCGGTGCTGCCCGAGATCGGGGCGGACTTCCGGGTGTCGGCCGGGACGGCGGCGGTCACGCTCACCGGGTACCTCCTGCCGTTCGCCGCGTTCATGCTGTTCTCCGGGACGCTGGGCGAGCGCTGGGGCGCGCGGCGGACGGTGCGCACGGCGTACGTCGTCTACGTGGCCGCGTCGGCGCTGTGCGCCGTGTCGTGGTCGTTCCCGGTGCTGATCGGCGGCCGGGCGGTCCAGGGCGCGGCCAACGCGTTCACCACCCCCCTGCTGCTGGCGGCCGTGGCCGCCGCGACGCCGCGGGAGCGGCTGGGCCGCGCGCTGGGCGTGTTCGCCTCGATGCAGGCCGCCGGGCAGACCTCCGCGCCGCTGGTCGGCGGGCTGGCGGCGGAGGCGTCGTGGCGGTGGGCGTTCGTCGGCGCGGCCGTCGTGGCGGGGCTGCTCGCGGTCGGCGGGCTGCCCGCCGACCCGCCGAAGGCGGAGCGGCCACCCCGGCTGCGCAGCGCGTGGCGGCCGAGGACCCTGCGGCTCGCGGCCGTCGGGTTCGTCGGCTGGGGCTGCCTGGGCGGGATGTCGTTCCTGGTGGCGCTGCGGCTCGGCGACGACTTCGGGCTCGGCTCGGGCGAGCGGGGGCTGGTGCTGACCGGGTTCGGCGTGGTCGGCATCGGCACGGCGCGGCTGACCGGGTGGCTGATCGACCGCTTCGGCCCGCGCCGGTGCGTGCTGCTCGGCACGACGGTCGGCGCGGTGGTGTTCGCCCTGGTCGGGGTGCTGCCGAGCCTGGTCGCGGCGGGTGTGCTGTGGTCGCTGGCGGGCGCGTTGTCCCAGGCGGTGCTGGTCGGCCTGAACGCCCTGGTGCTGCGCGACGACGGCGGCAACCGGGGCGGGTCGGTGTCGGTGTTGCAGTCGTTCCGGTTCCTCGGCGGCGCGCTGTCGCCGATGGCGTTCGTGCCGCTGTACCACCTGCACCCGGTGACGGCGTTCCTGACGCCCGCCGCCCTGGTGCTGCTCCTGCCGCCGGGTCTGCTGTGGCGGGCGGCGGGGCGGCGCGGGGACGGCGGGCCGGCGGGCTAGGGCAGGCCCGGCGCCACCCAGTCGTCGAAGCCGGCCGTGCCGCCGGCGGCCCGCTGGCGGCGGACCAGGAGCCCGCCGCGGTCGTCCAGCGCGAACAGCACCACGCGGCCGGCCGGGTCGGTCAGCGCCGCCGGCTGGCCGACGAGGAAGCCGCCCAGGTCGGCCCACCGCGTGCCGTACGAGGCGTTGGGCGCGACCTGCCGGGTGGTGCTGACCCCGCCGCCCCGGTTGGTGGTGAACACGACGACGCGGGAGTCGGCGACCCCCTCGGGCGCGTCGACGACGGCGGGCGCGCCGACGCCGCCCTGGCTGGAGATGTCCTCGCGGGCGGAGGTCCAGGTGCCGTCGGGCAGCTGCCAGGTGTGGCCGACCCGCGCGGCCCGGTCGCCCGCCAGCCGGTAGAACACGTCCTGCCTGCCGTCCTCGTTCAGCGCCACCGACGGCGGGCCGGACGGCTCGAACCCGGCCAGGTCGGGGCGGAGGGCGAACGCGCCGCCGGGCCCGGCCGACCAGTGCCTGACGCGGCCGACGCCGTCCACCACGGCGAACCCGAACACGTCCGTGCCGCCGGCGCGGTCGACGCCCACCGCCAGGCCGTCCTGGAGGCCGGTGCCGCCCGCGTCCTGCCACCCGTCCGGGGTGCGCACGCTCAGCCCGCCGCCGCCGTTCTTGACGAACACCCGGAGCACGCCGTCGGCACCGCGCTTGGCGACCGGTGTGCCGACCTGCGCGGCCGCCGCCCCGGTGTTGGGCGAGCCCAGGCCGCGCCAGTCGCCGAAGCCGGCGTCGGGCGCCTGCTGCGCGAGGGTGATGACCTCGTGGGTGTCCAGCCGCCGGGCGAACACGTGCAGCCTGCCGTCCCGGTCCTGCTCGACCGACACGCCGGGCGCGAGCGGGCCCGGCGTCGCGAGCGTCGTGGACGACCAGCCGCCGGCGCTCTGCCACCAGGTGGCGAGCCGCCCACCCTGCACGGCGAACGCCTGGAGCCTGCCGTCGCGGTTGCGGCCGGCCCACGTGGTGCCGGTGGTGTGCCGGTGGATCATGCGCTGCGGCCACGTGGCGTAGCCACCGGTGTCGTCGGAGTGGGCGTCCCACAGGTCGTAGGCCGCGTAGTCGGCGGCCTTCTCGGCGCGTTGGCCCGCGTCGAGGTTCACCGGCGACGTGGCGATGTTGTAGTTGCGGTGCGACACGATCCGCACGGCGGCCCGCCCGCCCGGCCCGGCGTAGCCGCGTGCCGCCTCGTGCGCGAACCGCGCGCCGATGACGTGGTCGCTGTGGTCGTGCAGCCACGCGGGGTCCTGGTAGCGCGGGTCGGGGTCCGGGTCCTGGGTGCGGATCACCGTGGGCTGGTACCGCTCGTAGAGGGCGCGCAGCACCGCGACCAGGAAGGCCCGGTCGGGAAGGGCGTTGCGCACGTCGTCACGCCACAGCACGGTGCCGCTGGGCACCATCGAGCAGGTGCCGCGCTGGTCGAACCACAGGTGGTACAGGCTCGCGCCGTGCAGGCGGGGCGTGCCCGCGCACGGGCGGGCGGCGTCGTCGCTGCCGTCGCCCCACTCCGGGATGTTCAGGAACACCAGCCGCAGCTC
Coding sequences:
- a CDS encoding PAC2 family protein; translation: MTDPDQAAKTPFDPSKPLTNPIMVAAFEGWNDAGDAASTAIEHLQLTWDATPLAEIDPDDYYDFQVTRPTVRMVDGITRRVEFPTTRLAVCRPPGSSTDVVLVHGIEPNMRWRKFAGELLGHIEDLGITTVVTLGALLMDTPHTRPVPVTGTAYDAAAASKFGLERSRYEGPTGIVGVFQDLCVQAGVPAISFWAAVPHYVSQPPSPKATLALLHRVEEVLDVEVPLGALPEQAEEWERTVSEMADEDEDVRNYVRALEERGDAEIQITEASGDAIAAEFERYLRRRGRGPGRGPAGI
- a CDS encoding MFS transporter; this encodes MGGRRLSVLALYAGGFLGPFGGAVTSSVLPEIGADFRVSAGTAAVTLTGYLLPFAAFMLFSGTLGERWGARRTVRTAYVVYVAASALCAVSWSFPVLIGGRAVQGAANAFTTPLLLAAVAAATPRERLGRALGVFASMQAAGQTSAPLVGGLAAEASWRWAFVGAAVVAGLLAVGGLPADPPKAERPPRLRSAWRPRTLRLAAVGFVGWGCLGGMSFLVALRLGDDFGLGSGERGLVLTGFGVVGIGTARLTGWLIDRFGPRRCVLLGTTVGAVVFALVGVLPSLVAAGVLWSLAGALSQAVLVGLNALVLRDDGGNRGGSVSVLQSFRFLGGALSPMAFVPLYHLHPVTAFLTPAALVLLLPPGLLWRAAGRRGDGGPAG
- a CDS encoding PIG-L family deacetylase, translating into MRIGVALSVVTLLLGALSPPAVAAAPAAAYLNVVAHQDDDVLFMNPDVRNSIAARRPNTTVFLTAGEAFRQVGPGRPGDPPLAACRDDLTLDREDYARCRQLGARAAYARMAGVADAWTQAKSAVDTPAGRYWLEVHALTARPELRLVFLNIPEWGDGSDDAARPCAGTPRLHGASLYHLWFDQRGTCSMVPSGTVLWRDDVRNALPDRAFLVAVLRALYERYQPTVIRTQDPDPDPRYQDPAWLHDHSDHVIGARFAHEAARGYAGPGGRAAVRIVSHRNYNIATSPVNLDAGQRAEKAADYAAYDLWDAHSDDTGGYATWPQRMIHRHTTGTTWAGRNRDGRLQAFAVQGGRLATWWQSAGGWSSTTLATPGPLAPGVSVEQDRDGRLHVFARRLDTHEVITLAQQAPDAGFGDWRGLGSPNTGAAAAQVGTPVAKRGADGVLRVFVKNGGGGLSVRTPDGWQDAGGTGLQDGLAVGVDRAGGTDVFGFAVVDGVGRVRHWSAGPGGAFALRPDLAGFEPSGPPSVALNEDGRQDVFYRLAGDRAARVGHTWQLPDGTWTSAREDISSQGGVGAPAVVDAPEGVADSRVVVFTTNRGGGVSTTRQVAPNASYGTRWADLGGFLVGQPAALTDPAGRVVLFALDDRGGLLVRRQRAAGGTAGFDDWVAPGLP